The window TCATCCGCTTGCTGGCGAAGCGGTAATCCGCCTGGAACAGCTGCGTGATGATAAATTCGTATTGTTTAGCCAAGGATATTCCTTAAGGCCAATCGTATGGCAAGCCTGTGTTCAGGCGGGGTTTAAACCGCAGATTGCCTTTGAGGGCGGAGAGACGGACACGATCCGCGGGCTGGTGGCTGCGGGAATGGGGGTAAGCCTGCTTCCGGAAACGGCACTGTATCAGACGAACCCGATGCAGCCGGCCCAGGTGAGGGTGGTGGAGCCGACGATAACCCGCACCGTGGGTATCATTCACCGCAGTGAAGGGAAGCTGCCGCTGGTAGCCAGATCCTTCCTTACGTTCCTGCTCACTTATTTCAAAGACAAAAACAATAATACCCCGGTAGGCTCGTAGCCTTCCGGGGTATTGTTTATTCCGTAATGCGCGAAAGCTGGAAATGAGCTTAGTCGCGGTTGCCAAGGAACATCATGATCAAGCGCAGAAGCTCAAGCAGCGATACCAAAGCTGCCGCAACATAAGTCAAGGCAGCTGCATTCAGCACCTTAGCCACACCGCGCTCTTCCTCGTTACGGATGAAGCCTTGTTCGACCATGACCTGGCGGGCGCGGCTGCTGGCGTTAAATTCAACCGGAAGTGTTACCAGCTGGAATGCTACAGCGGCGGAGAAGAAGATAATCCCCAGACCCACCAGATTCATGGAGCTAAACAGAAAACCTGCAAGCAGCATGAAAGGGGCTACGCCGGAAGCGAAATTAACGACCGGGAACATCCGGTGGCGGAGTGCCAGCATCGGATAATGTTCTTTATGCTGGATGGCATGACCGATCTCGTGGCAGGCCACGGAGACGGCCGCAATAGAGCTTTCGTAATAGACTGGCTCGGAGAGGCGGACAACCCGGTGGATCGGATCATAATGGTCGGATAATGTTCCGCGGACCGGTTCGATGGGAACGTCATACAGACCATTGGCATCGAGCATGCGCCGTGCTGCTTCATATCCGGTTAAACCGTTCATGTTGGCCACTTTAGCCCATTTATTAAAATTGCCCTTTACCCGGAACTGGGCCCACAACGAAAATAGAAATGCAATAATTACTAATAGATACATTAAAGCCATCTTTCATTCCTCCAAGTAATGTAAGTGAGTTAAGTTACATTGGCGGCCCCTGGGTCAGCAGAAGCCGGATCGCTTCCATGCAGGCAACACCTTGCGGAATCAGAGCGGCAAGTGCACGCTTGGCTTGTACTGGCTTTAAACCGCTGATCATCGGTTCCAGTGCTTTCACTTCACGTTCCAAACGCTGCATCTGAAGCTCCAGCAGGACAAGTTTGTCCGAAACATCAGTTTCAGGAGTAGCTGTATTCCATTTGTTCATCATGGATTTAATTTCTTCCAATGTATATTTCTCTTGCTTAAGTTGATTAATACGTTCCAAGGCGATTAAAGTTTCATGGCTGTACAGCCGGTAATTCTTCATGCTTCTTGATTCCGGAGCGATAAGCCCCAGTTTTGTATAGTAATCAATGGTTCGTTCACTAATATTAGCAGCCTTGGCAAGTTCTCCAATCCGGTATAGGATCATATCCCCATGCTATTTCACCTCGCTTGCGAATTCATTCAGCTCGAATGACAGCAATTATTTGACTAAATGCTTCTATATCAAATGATACCAAATGACGAACCGTACAGTCAAACGTCATACTTACTTTATGTATATGCAAAGCGGGGCGGATAGATTCTGCAGAGAGCATAGAGATACAAATTCTTTCAGGGTTCCGATGAACCCTGTGCGAGTTGGAGGGCGAAAGGGAAGGATGAAGCGTGTATAGGAAATGAATATAACATCTCATGTGATGTTCATAGATGGTAATCACTTTTTGACGGACTTGTCATCATGAAAAATGGTAGCTGTTGTTAATTTATATTGGTTTCTCACTTTATTAGAAAGAAAGGATTAGATTATTTAACATAGAGGAGCATGTTTAAGCCGAAGAGCTAATAAAAATACATTAAAGAAGGTGAAGTGATTGTATCCGTTTGCAGAGGAGTGGCCTATAGATTGGGCGAAAATCCTTCATTCATCAGCATTAATGTGTAAATATGGTCAAATAGTGTAGAATTCATCTTCGTTCTAAATAAATTAAATGCATTCAAAAAAATAGTCTTGTCAATTTACCTGACTTCTGATTATAATGACATTAAGAGTTTCACGCTTTGTTAGAAAATATAACATTGGGGAGTGGGGTTAAGATGAAGAAAAAGATGTTGATGATGTTTCTGGCCATGGTCACGCTGATGATCTACCCTGTCAGTGCCTTTGCTGCTGATGGACCGGCAACACCGGATTTACAGATCGGTCTGGATACGGCGTTTACGTTTCTGGCATTTATCTTAGTATTCTTTATGCAAGCTGGGTTTGCAATGCTTGAAGCCGGTTCGGTCCGGATGAAGAACGCCGGTCACGTTGCCGGTAAAACGGTACTGACACTGGCAATTGCTTGTTTATGTTTCTGGGCACTAGGCTTCGGTCTAGGCTTTGGTAACGGCAACAGCTTCTTCGGAACTACAGGCTTCTGGTACGGTGGGGATACACAAGCTGCATCCTTCGATAATGCCCTCGGATTCTCCGATGTAACCCTTAACGTTAAATTCCTGTTCCAAATGGCTTTTGCAGCAGTTTCCCTGGCTATCGTATCTGGTGGTATGGCTGAACGTGCTAAGCTGAGCGTATACATTATCTTCGGTATTCTGTTCTCTGTAGTTATCTATCCTGTCGTAGCTCACTGGGTATGGGGCGGCGGCTGGTTGGCGGAACTGAGCATGCAGGATTATGCAGGTTCCACAGTAGTCCATCTTACAGGTGCAACGGCAGCGGTTGTTGCTACAATCTTGCTTAAACCTCGTCTAGGCAAGTTCAACAAAGAAGGTAAACCGGTTATTATTCCAGGCCACAACCAAGTGTTCACCGTACTCGGTGTAATCATCCTCTGGTTTGGCTGGTTCGGATTTAACCCGGGTAGTGCTTTGTCCCCAATGGGCGGGTTCTTCGGACACGTAGCCCTGACAACTAACATTGCCGCGGCTGCTGGGGGGCTGGCTGCATTGATTGCTTCCTGGCTGTACTTTGGTAAGTCTGACATTCCGGCTATGCTGAACGGCGTACTGGCTGCGCTTGTTGCCATCACAGGTGCCTGTGCATATGTACAGCCTTGGGCAGCTATCATCATCGGTCTGGTTGCAGGTGCATTCACATTCATGACCTCGCAATGGCTGGAACGCGCTGGTCTTGATGATCCGATTTATGCATTCTCTGTACACGGTATTGCCGGGATGTGGGGCGCATTGTCCACTGGTCTCTTCGCAGATCCGGATCTGATTGAAAAAGGTGCACTAGTAGGTAAAGCTGGTCTGTTCTACGATGGCGGATTCCACCAGCTCGGCGTTCAGGCGCTTGGTGTAGCCGGTACCTTCGTTTTCGTGGCCGTTATGTCCTTTATCATTCTGTATGTAATCAAGCTGGTTATTGGCCTGCGTGTTACAGAAGAGGAAGAATTGATGGGGCTGGATATCAGTGAGCATGGTACTTACGGTTATCCTGAGCAAATGAAACTGATTGCAGAATCGGAATCCAAAACCCGAAAATAACTGATAACATTACTGACGGGGGGCGGACCGATTGGCTTCGATGGAATTGACAGAATGGAACGAAGATAAGCGATACTTGTCCATCGCAACGGCCGGTTCGCCGCAGGAACTTAAGCGCAGGCGCACGGCCTGCCAGCAAGTACTTCTGGAGCAGTTGAACGTTATTCCAATTGAGGAATGGATGTTCCGTGTCAACGCGATGCACGATATGATTGCTAAGACGGCGGTAAACATTTGTGAGGCGCAGATGAAGGAGGCGGGCTACGGCCTGCCTCCCTGCGCCTATTCCTTTATTGTATTTGGCAGCGCTGGCAGGCAGGAGGCTACGCTCTGGAGCGACCAGGATAACGGCCTGATTGTAGAAGGAGAACCGGATGACGATAAGAATGATTATTTCACCACTTTTGGCGGGATGTTGTCCGATGTCCTTGAAGAAGTGGGCTTTGAAAAATGTGAAGGAAAGGTAATGTGCTCAGAGCCGTTATGGAGCAAGACACTTCCGGAATGGAAAGTGCAGCTGAAGAGCTGGATGGGCCAGATGGAATGGGAACCGATAAGGTATCTAATTATCGCTTCTGATATGAGACATGTAGCGGGAAGTGCTGAACTGTCGGCTGAATGGAGGGAAGCCTTTCATGCCGGCTTTGTGGACAACGAGAAATTGAGTACTGCGGTTCTGCGCAATACCGTACGTCACAAAGCAACACTTAACCTGCTTGGACAGGTTCTCACAGAACGATTCGGTGATAATGCCGGGGGATTTGATATTAAATATGGTGTCTATATCCCGCTTGTCAATATTGTCAGACATTTAGCGCTATTGCACGGAATTGAGGATAGTTCTACGCTCAAAAGAATTGAAAAGCTTAGTGAACTGGACAAATACGAGCATCTTGAAAATATCCGGCGGGCTTTTTTGACGGCGTTGCGGATGCGGGTGAACACTCCTTTCGTTGAACGTGATGGTATGTTGTCGAGCAGTGACTATATTTCCGGCAATGCTTTGAAGAATAAGCAGCTCCTGTCCGAGCTGCGTGAAAGTCTGCTGCTGGTCAGACGCTTACACAGGGCTCTGCAGCGTCAGCTCCGGTCAGCGGAAAGGAGGCAGTCATGAAGGAGCCAAACAAAGGCGGAGGATTCTGGAATAATCTGAGGCAAGGCGGAATGCCCTCCGCCATTGCATCGATGAGAGGCGGGGAATCGGCACAGCAAACCGCACAGCAAATGGCCTTTATCCGATCACTCATGCGCGAGAAGCGGCGACCTGAAGTACTGCATACCCCGCTTTCCGAACTGGAGACGGTCATATTCGATCTGGAAACTACCGGGTTCTCCCATCAGCATGGCGATGAAATTATGTCCTTTGGAGCAATCCGAGTGGTCGGTGAAGAAATCAAAGAAGATGAGTGCTTTTACACACTCGTGAATTGCCAGACCTCGATACCGGACAATATTACCAGACTTACGGGAATTTCCGAGGAGATGACATCATCCGCGCCTTCATTGATCGACGGCCTTCATAATTTCATGTCGTTTGTAGGCCAGCGTGTGCTTGTGGCACATGGGAGTGCGCATGACAAAGCCTTTTTAAACGCTGCACTATGGAAAACTTCAAAGGTACAGCTTACCCACAGGGTACTGGACACGATGATGCTGGCCCGCTGGCTGGAGCCGCACCGCAGCAATTATACCTTGGATGAGCTGCTTGCGGTTCATGAAATCCCTATCGAAGGTCGGCATAACGCCTTGGAGGATGCTAAGATGACTGCCCGTTTATGGGTGTCCTATCTCCGGGAAATTTCGCAGAAACGCCAGGTGGAGACGCTGGGGGATCTTTATGCTTACTTGAGCAGAGCGTAGAGCTGGGTATGCAGTAATTGCTGGCTTAGGCTGCCGTCATTTCCACGCTGCCGGTCAATAATGAAACCATTTAGTACCGGAAGCTCAGAGTCATCTTTGCCGGGGGAGCCGATCAGATAAACGTTGAACTGCGGACCCAAGGAAGCCAGACCCTGCAGGTCGGCGGCGGATGGCCAGGGCGGTGAGTTTGGATGGGAATGGAACAGGCCTATGGGAGCCGGGTCGCTGTAAAGCCCTTTGACCCATTCCCGCGGGTCGGGAACAAATGCATGCAGCGGGTCAGGCGCTACGTTGCTCATCGGCACATAGCCGCTGATGAGCATGCCACCCGCTGCGGCAGTGCCCAGCAGTAATCCGCATGCTTCATGCGGAAAGCAGGTCAGCAAGTGCTTCCCCAGCATGAGCTGAACGGAGGAATCCAGCCTTATCGGCGGGGTTGTTCCCTGGTATGCTGTCAAGTATTTACCCCTCTCTCTTCATGGGATTCCGTCTTCGACGGGATCCTCTTTTTTTATTTTACAGATGGTTTGAAACTGCCTGCATTGAGGGTACAATAGGAGCAACCCATCCCATTGTAAAGGAACAGACATACTGATGAGAGCTGTTAATAAACGTAATCTAACGGTTGTGGCCCTGATTGTATTTCTGGTTGTGCTTGCAATAGAGCACCGCTTTAAGACGGAGCCGGAGGCGGTTCCTGTCATTCAGCAGCAGGCGTCTGCGTCCGCAAGCAGTGCAAGTGCGGGTCTGCCAGCGCCTGCGTTCTCTCTGGAGGACAGTACCGGGAATGTGTATAAAGTGGGCGGTCCCAGGCAGAAGGCGCTTATTGTGAACTTCTGGGCTTCGTGGTGCGAACCCTGCCAGCTGGAGGCACCTGAACTGAATAAAATGGCGCTTAAATATAAGGATGTTCTGGATATTTACGGAATCAACGTAACGAGCCAGGACTATAAGCCGAACGCGGAACGGTTCATCAGGAAATATATGCTCGCCTTTCCGGTGATGTTTGATAGTAAAGGTAAAGTGTTTGACAAATATCAAGGCCAGGTGTTTCCAACCAATGTGTTGATTGACAAAAATGGAGTCATTTCCGAGGTGATCCTTGGTGCTCTTACGGCCGAGGAATTGGAAAAGAAAATTATTGCGCTTACCGGCTCGTAAGAGTACGGGCATCTATGTAAAGCCCCTTTGCGGATAGGAGGTCCTGTCTGCAAAGGGGCTTTGTTTGTGCTATGCCTGTTAGGTGGAACGGTCACTAGTGATTAACTAATCCCTTAGGTTCGTTGCTGTTCTTTTGTTGATTTTCCAGTGAGATCTGACCAAGCAGAGCATAACGCATACTATCAACCAAGGCTTCCCAGCTCGCTTCGATCACGTTGCTGGATACCCCGACCGTGCTCCATGTATGATTGAAGTCTTTGGATTCAATCAAGACCCGTACCTTCGCGGCGGTCTGATCCTGCTCATCGAGTACCCGCACCTTATAGTCGGAGAGATGCATTTCATCGAGCTGAGGGAAATAGGTCTGCAGCGCTTTGCGCAATGCATTATCGAGTGCATTGACAGGTCCATTGCCTTCAGCGGCTGTATACAGACTGTCTCCGCCGACACGAAGTTTAACAAAGGCTTCGGAGACAACAGGCTGGCCGGCATTTTTTTCAACAAGCATTTTGAAGGATTCGAAAGTGAACAGCTCATTAAGTTCCCCGGTTGCTTCCCGCAGCAGCAGCTCAAGCGAGGCATCTGCACCTTCGAATTGGTACCCCTGATGTTCAAGGTCTTTGATCTTGTCAATGACCTTGCGAGCCTGCTCGCTGGTAGGATCGAGGCTTAGCCCCATATCCAGCGCTTTGGACAGGACATTACTCTGGCCAGCAAGCTCGGAGACTAGTACACGCTGTTTATTGCCGACCAATTCCGGTGCAATATGCTCGTAGGTGCGTGAATCACGCAGGATGGCTGAAACATGAATGCCCCCTTTATGGGCAAAAGCGGCGGTTCCGACGTATGGTTGATTCACCGGCATATTTACGTTGGCTACTTCACTGATATATCTGGCAGTGTTGGTCAGCTGCGGGAGTGAATCCCCAGGTATACACTGATAACCCATTTTAAGTTGAAGTGTTGGAATAATAGAGCATAAGTTGGCATTGCCGCAGCGTTCACCGTAGCCGTTAATAGTACCCTGCACCTGGCGGGCACCGGCACTAATTGCACTTAGTGTATTGGCAACTGCAAGTTCGCAGTCGTTATGGGTGTGGATGCCAAGTGGCGCGCCGGACAGTTGCCCCGACATTGCTGACACGATGTCATAAACTTCATTAGGGAGTGTGCCGCCGTTCGTATCGCACATCACGAGCCAGTCTGCTCCGGCTTCCCGGGCCTTGGCAAGCACAGCAGTGGCATACTCCGGATTGTTCTTGAAGCCGTCGAAGAAATGCTCGGCATCGAAGATGACCTCGAGACCTTTATGTTTGAGATAAGCAATGGAATCACCGATCATGGCAAGATTCTCTTCTAAGGTAGTCTGCAGTGCGGTATGCACATGAAAATCCCATGACTTTCCGACTAGAGTAGCCGCAGGCACTCCTGCGTCAATCATTCTTTGCAGATTCTCGTCATGCTCAGCAAGGGAGTTTTTGCGGCGAGTGCTGCCGAATGCGGTAATTTTGGCATTCAGGTACAGTTCCTTGACTCTTTTGAAAAACTCAATGTCTTTATTATTGCTCCCCGGGATGCCACCTTCAATATAATGCACACCCAGATCATCGAGTTTCTTAGCAATCTTCAGCTTGTCATCTGCCGACAGACTGATGCCCTCGCCTTGGGTGCCGTCGCGCAGTGTCGTATCGAAGATGGAAATGGACTTAGACATAAGAGTCCTCCTAAAAGTTTTGTGAGCATGGCTTCAAAGAACAGCATCGTGCAAAACTGGCTTCGAAAGCATACGTATAGGGTAAATAATTTTTATATTATAGCATTTTTACGCGGGAATGTAACAAAGAACTTTACAGGAGGCTGCTGCTTGGTTGACCTTCCGCCGGCGAAAGAGGTATGCTGAATTTAACAATGGAACCATGAAGATAAGAAGGTAGATATTGTGCAGAACGTGGATCAGTATTACCCGACGAGCGGCAGGGTCATTCTGCATGTGGATATGAACGCTTTTTACTGCTCTGTGCATGAGGCGGAAGATCCTGCTCAATATAAAGGCAAACCGACGGCAGTTGCAGGCAGTGTGGAGCTGCGCAGAGGGATTATCGTCACCTGTTCCTATGCGGCGCGGAAGTATGGAATCTCTACAGGTATGCAGGTACAGAAAGCGCTGCGGATTTATCCTTCATTAATTTTGATTAAACCGGACTTTAACCTGTACCGGAAGTACTCCAATGCATTTATGCAGATTGCGTATAGCTATACTCCGCTGCTTGAAGCAGTCTCGATTGATGAATGTTACCTGGACATCACCGGTTCCCGGCAGTTTGGTACTCCTCTGGAGATTGCTGAAGCCATACAGCGGCGGATTATGGAGGAGCTCGGGCTTCCCTGCTCCATTGGTATTGCCCCTAACAAGCTGCTGGCTAAGATCGCATCGGATCTGAAAAAGCCCAATGGTATCACCGTCCTGCGTCTGCGTGATGTGCCGGAGATTCTATGGAACAAGCCATGCGGGGAGATGTTCGGTATCGGCGGAAAAACGGCTGAGAAGCTGCGTAAACTAGGGATCTACACTATAGGCCAGCTGGCGGCAGCCGACGAGAAATTTCTGGTAGACCATTTCGGTGTCATGGGCTCCTGGCTGAAGCGGGCGGGAAACGGTATTGATCATGGCATAGTGAATCCGGAACGGGAACAGAGCAAGTCGATCGGCCATACGACGACGCTGCCGAGAGATGTGGTCGGGCTGGCTGAAGCCAGGCCGATTCTGCTCAACCTCAGCGACCAGGTGGCCCGCCGATTAAGGAAGCAAGGCTTGGTTGCTGCAGGAGTGCAGCTCACGATCCGTACACCTGATATGAAGACTATCACCCGATCCCGCCAGCTTGAGGCTCCCACCGAAAGCGCTGAAGATATCTACAAGGCGGTATGTGAGCAGTTTGCCCGCCACTGGAACAATGAGAAGCCTGTGCGGCTGCTGGGAGTAACGCTGCAAGGTCTTACGGCTAAAGAGGAGTCGGTGATCCAGCTGGATTTGTTTGATTATGAACGCCAGCCGAAAAAGGAATCCTTGAATAAGACTATGGACATGTTGCGTAATAAATTCGGTGAAAATGCCGTTCTCACCGCGGGGATGCTCAGTGACAGCCATTCCGCCCGCCTTCGCAATCATAAGGAGCGGGGCACCTCGCTGCAGAAGGACAATCTGCAGAGTGTAGATCCGGATCATGCCTGAATTCATTCAATCCGGGCATAGGGAAACAACCCGCAGATTATGCGGCAATTGTGTAAACGTGTTGAAAATTCATTGAAATTGTATTCTATTTATATTAATATGATTGAAATAACAGGCTGCTACTGCAGGCTGTATTGTTTAACGGGAGGCAGAGATAAAATGGCTAAGTACACTTGGGTCGAAAAAGACACTTGCATCGCTTGCGGTGCGTGTGGCGCAACGGCTCCTGATATTTTTGATTACGATGACGAAGGTTTGGCAGAAGTGATTTATGAGAATGACAGCAACCGGGGATGCACAGCGATTCCGGATGATCTGTTCGATGATCTTCAGGATTCGGCTGACGGATGCCCAACGGATTCCATTAAAATTGCGGATGCACCTTTCAACAAAGAAGGTTAATCTTCTAAGCGGTTAGTTCTTCACAGCATAAGGATCAGATATAAGGCCTATACTTATATTTGATCCTTATTTTAAAATAAACGGTACCCTCTCTTATAAAGACGGCAAAGCCGTTTCTTCTTGCATAAAGACATCCCTTCGCCGGCAAAAATTCGGCTGGGATGTCTTTTTTTGATGAACTGGCCGATATAAGTAATATATGAATCAATCACCCGCGGAGGCCCCGATGAAAAATTCGCAGCATCTTAAGGCATATGTCCAAATGCATCCTGATAACAAGATGGCATGGTACTTGCTTGGTAAGGAATACTATAAGAACGGCCAGCAGGGGAAAGCTAATTACTGCTTCAATCAGGCCGGAGAAGTATATGAGGCTTTTGAACACAGTAAGGTCCCTGCGGATATGCTGCGCGAATATGAGGATGGGCTGCTGAAAGTGGCGCATGAACGTCATCAGTCCAAGCTGAGGAAGCGCAGGATGCTGGTGGCTCTCGTAATGTTACTGTTATTGTTCCTGCCTCCGGCGGTATCACCCGAAGCAGACTCCGCCATCACTCTGGAATCCCTGCTGGATGATGGTGAGGACATTCCTGCACAGCTGGCTGCCGATGCCCAGGAGACGGTTACGGAGGAAGCGCAGAGTGATCAACCGCCAAAGCTGGCTTTTACAGCCCTTGCCGGAGATCCAGCCGCCTCTAGTCAAGCGTTTGCGGGTATTGTGCAGAGCAAGAGTCCGGTAATGACTGCCATTCTGGGGATGGAGCGTTCCGGGAAATGGCTGGTATGGAAAAAGAAGCTGCCGCTTACTGCAACTGTGGTGAAGAATGAAAACGGGCGAACCGTCTACCAATCCTATGATCAGGCCCGTTGTGAATGTCAGCCGCCGGACTCCGGGGAGCTGCAGAAGCAGGCGGCGCAGTGGCAGGAGCAGCAGGAGCAGTTAGCAGTATTATGGAGCGCAATGCGCGCTTATAAGAGCAGCAAAGGGAATCTGCCTCAATCACTAAAAGAGCTGACAGGTGCTTTTCCCGGCAATTGGCTTGGCGCGGCTACACCGCTGATGAAGGAGAAATTCGCGTCACTGCGTGCTTCGGCAGCTGATTCCTTGTCCAAACAGCCGGCGGGCGGAGCTGGCGGTGAATTGAATCAGGAAGCGCAAGCAGGAGCCGGAACTGGAGGCAGAGCTGGGGCAGCAGGAGACACGGCGCAGGAAATGCCTTTTTTCACCGGATCTCTTACTATTATTGTGGATAAACAAAATCACCGTCTGGCAGTTACCAGCGGCTCGGTTATTCTTCGGAACTATGCGGTAGGGCTGGGCGGCGATAAGACTCCTGAAGGTGCTTTTATAATTACGGATAAGGTGGTTAATCCGAATGGTCATGATAACGGGGAGTTTGGGAGCCGGGGCATGCAGCTCTCGGACAGCAATTATGCGATCCATGGCACCAATGAACCGGAAAGCATCGGCAAGGATGAGTCGCTGGGCTGTATCCGCATGAGCCGTAAGGATGTGGAGGAGTTATTCGCACTTGTACCCAGGGGAACGAAGGTGCAGATTAGTAAAGGGGTTTTGCCTGAGGAGCTGCTGGTTCCGGAGGACCGTTTCCCCTCTGGAGCACCTCGAAATCAGACCAACCCCAACAAAGTCTACCACTGGCTGAATTAATTGCCTGCTACAATAAATAGAACAATGATAAGAAGCACCAGCAAGACCAGACTTGCGCTAATCCACAGGATTGCTTTGCGGTTTACTTCTTCTTTCTTCTGTTGAAGTGTTGGAGGTTTACGTTTAGTTGACATAATTGCCATCCTTCTTTCTCTCTTGATCGGTGATTACCCTTACATTGTAATGGGTTTAGGAGAAAATTACTATACTCTCCACTTCAGCCCGGAAACTCCGCAACCCAAAAAACTTTTCTTTTCCCCCGGAAACGGATAAAATTAAGAAGAAAACTAACAGAAACGGGGAGTCGGAGGACGAATCGAGTGATCCCTTGAAGGAGCGAGAACGGTGCTGTATCGACATTTTGGCAAACCTATTTTCTTTAAAATGGACCCGGAGAAGGCACATCATCTCGTCATAGGCGGATTAAACAAATCGGCACTGGTTCCGGGCGGCAGTGCGGCCATGCGTTTGATGTATGGTGTCCCTGAAACCGCGGATATGGCAGTAGATCTGTTCGGCCTGCATTTCCCCACTCCGGTGGGACTGGCAGCGGGACTGGACAAAAATGCCGAGGCGGTGGGCGGCTTTTCGTCAATCGGCTTCGGATTTATGGAGGTTGGTACGGTAACCCCGAAAGGGCAGCCCGGCAATGACAGTCCGCGGTTGTTCCGTCTTCTTCCGGACGAAGCGCTCATTAACCGGATGGGCTTCAATAATGAAGGTGCGGAGGCTATGGCGGAACGGCTTAAGGTACAGGGGAAACGCAGGATACCGGTGGCGGTCAACATCGGGCGCAACAAAGCCACTCCGAATGAAACGGCGCATGAGGATTACCGCAAGTGTATCCGTACGCTATATCCGTACGGTGATTTTTTTGTGGTCAATATCAGCTCTCCGAATACACCGGATTTGCGCAGTCTTCAGCATGGAAGCGAGCTGTCAAAGCTGCTGGCCGAGGTCAAAGAAGAAATGGCCATCCAGCGGAACAAGAGCGGCATAGCTAAAAGCCTGCTGGTCAAGATTGCTCCGGACGTCAGCGACAGTGAACTGGAATTCATGGTACATACACTTTCGGAGGCGGGAGTAGATGGCGTTATTGCCACCAACACGACATTGAGCCGTGAAGGATTGACCAGTGAAAAAGCTGGAGAAACAGGAGGGCTAAGCGGCAAGCCGCTGAGAGACCGTTCTACAGATATTATCCGCAGTATTTACCGCCAGACCGGCGGGAAGCTGCCAATCATTGGCTCGGGCGGGATTTTTAGCAGCCAGGATGCTTATGACAAAATCCGGGCAGGTGCAAGCCTGGTTGAAATTTATACGGCTCTCATCTATGAAGGACCGGAGGTTAACCGCAGACTGCATGCCGG of the Paenibacillus pedocola genome contains:
- the cimA gene encoding citramalate synthase, with the translated sequence MSKSISIFDTTLRDGTQGEGISLSADDKLKIAKKLDDLGVHYIEGGIPGSNNKDIEFFKRVKELYLNAKITAFGSTRRKNSLAEHDENLQRMIDAGVPAATLVGKSWDFHVHTALQTTLEENLAMIGDSIAYLKHKGLEVIFDAEHFFDGFKNNPEYATAVLAKAREAGADWLVMCDTNGGTLPNEVYDIVSAMSGQLSGAPLGIHTHNDCELAVANTLSAISAGARQVQGTINGYGERCGNANLCSIIPTLQLKMGYQCIPGDSLPQLTNTARYISEVANVNMPVNQPYVGTAAFAHKGGIHVSAILRDSRTYEHIAPELVGNKQRVLVSELAGQSNVLSKALDMGLSLDPTSEQARKVIDKIKDLEHQGYQFEGADASLELLLREATGELNELFTFESFKMLVEKNAGQPVVSEAFVKLRVGGDSLYTAAEGNGPVNALDNALRKALQTYFPQLDEMHLSDYKVRVLDEQDQTAAKVRVLIESKDFNHTWSTVGVSSNVIEASWEALVDSMRYALLGQISLENQQKNSNEPKGLVNH
- a CDS encoding DNA polymerase IV yields the protein MQNVDQYYPTSGRVILHVDMNAFYCSVHEAEDPAQYKGKPTAVAGSVELRRGIIVTCSYAARKYGISTGMQVQKALRIYPSLILIKPDFNLYRKYSNAFMQIAYSYTPLLEAVSIDECYLDITGSRQFGTPLEIAEAIQRRIMEELGLPCSIGIAPNKLLAKIASDLKKPNGITVLRLRDVPEILWNKPCGEMFGIGGKTAEKLRKLGIYTIGQLAAADEKFLVDHFGVMGSWLKRAGNGIDHGIVNPEREQSKSIGHTTTLPRDVVGLAEARPILLNLSDQVARRLRKQGLVAAGVQLTIRTPDMKTITRSRQLEAPTESAEDIYKAVCEQFARHWNNEKPVRLLGVTLQGLTAKEESVIQLDLFDYERQPKKESLNKTMDMLRNKFGENAVLTAGMLSDSHSARLRNHKERGTSLQKDNLQSVDPDHA
- a CDS encoding ferredoxin, with product MAKYTWVEKDTCIACGACGATAPDIFDYDDEGLAEVIYENDSNRGCTAIPDDLFDDLQDSADGCPTDSIKIADAPFNKEG
- a CDS encoding L,D-transpeptidase, which gives rise to MKNSQHLKAYVQMHPDNKMAWYLLGKEYYKNGQQGKANYCFNQAGEVYEAFEHSKVPADMLREYEDGLLKVAHERHQSKLRKRRMLVALVMLLLLFLPPAVSPEADSAITLESLLDDGEDIPAQLAADAQETVTEEAQSDQPPKLAFTALAGDPAASSQAFAGIVQSKSPVMTAILGMERSGKWLVWKKKLPLTATVVKNENGRTVYQSYDQARCECQPPDSGELQKQAAQWQEQQEQLAVLWSAMRAYKSSKGNLPQSLKELTGAFPGNWLGAATPLMKEKFASLRASAADSLSKQPAGGAGGELNQEAQAGAGTGGRAGAAGDTAQEMPFFTGSLTIIVDKQNHRLAVTSGSVILRNYAVGLGGDKTPEGAFIITDKVVNPNGHDNGEFGSRGMQLSDSNYAIHGTNEPESIGKDESLGCIRMSRKDVEELFALVPRGTKVQISKGVLPEELLVPEDRFPSGAPRNQTNPNKVYHWLN
- a CDS encoding quinone-dependent dihydroorotate dehydrogenase: MLYRHFGKPIFFKMDPEKAHHLVIGGLNKSALVPGGSAAMRLMYGVPETADMAVDLFGLHFPTPVGLAAGLDKNAEAVGGFSSIGFGFMEVGTVTPKGQPGNDSPRLFRLLPDEALINRMGFNNEGAEAMAERLKVQGKRRIPVAVNIGRNKATPNETAHEDYRKCIRTLYPYGDFFVVNISSPNTPDLRSLQHGSELSKLLAEVKEEMAIQRNKSGIAKSLLVKIAPDVSDSELEFMVHTLSEAGVDGVIATNTTLSREGLTSEKAGETGGLSGKPLRDRSTDIIRSIYRQTGGKLPIIGSGGIFSSQDAYDKIRAGASLVEIYTALIYEGPEVNRRLHAGLRKLLRRDGFSHILEAVGADHH